The following proteins are co-located in the Besnoitia besnoiti strain Bb-Ger1 chromosome Unknown contig00007, whole genome shotgun sequence genome:
- a CDS encoding NLE (NUC135) domain-containing protein (encoded by transcript BESB_071360), whose product MTASFSPSARGREDATMSGESWIAGQGENQEPGLSTENADADSTQDGGTEVQVHFSTGLPEFFQLPDQPFVVPSRFRRLELSKLVNQLLEQQDDPDWPGHQPFDFLVDGKLFLRTSLEEYMRARGITAEVPLNLHYQLAVRILGARQLPRAADWISSLSFIPTENILVEASYDGCCRLHSVSPRSPVALTSSLSPSSPVVTLALNRGPLTASAAFAAGAFLPLHSSQLLLGSSSGALYFLASWASTSGAADGEERRVLDKRAVGIWQAEVQAVGCLDSSVASLGVSTDGVTVAAGDKEGNVYLWENFLLLTHAATQVEKLRARDEEDGERKKKRQAAALSTAGDDGALFAVQEVRPKLRLRAAHTAPVSDLAFAPAPLRCVLYSASLDNSISAWDTLLGGDALVTWPVSRGVTSLACCPVDGRIVCSAHEDGRLRLWDVRSGAGNEEMHASRKASSVLTLDANSRFDLRFAFGSAHQRLCTQVRWLPRQLARKGDDGESEKTEEGEHILASVGQDGLLKLFDVRAPSMPLLTVEVQGGEGEARKPGKPVRLLATAWVGPTRIATGGSDGVTRIHAFGSRWAETDA is encoded by the exons ATGACGGCTTCCTTCAGTCCCTcggcgagggggagggaggacGCGACGATGAGCGGGGAGTCGTGGATCGCAGGGCAAGGAGAAAACCAGGAACCTGGCCTCTCCACCGAGAACGCGGACGCAGACTCCACTCAGGATGGCGGCACAGAAGTGCAAGTCCACTTCTCCACGGGTTTGCCGGAATTCTTTCAGCTTCCTGACCAGCCGTTTGTCGTGCCCAGCCGCTTCCGCAGGCTCGAGCTCTCAAAG CTGGTCAATCAACTCCTCGAGCAGCAGGACGACCCCGACTGGCCTGGGCACCAGCCCTTCGACTTCCTGGTGGACGGGAAGCTGTTCCTTCGAACGTCTCTCGAGGA GTacatgcgcgcgcgaggcatcACTGCAGAGGTGCCGCTTAATCTCCACTACCAGTTGGCCGTTCGCATCTTGGGAGCCCGACAGTTGCCGCGTGCTGCGGACTGGatttcgtctctctctttcatTCCCACGGAAA ACATCCTCGTCGAAGCTTCGTACGACGGATGTTGCCGTCTCCACTCTGTCTCTCCACGGTCGCCGGTCGCTCTGacctcttcgctttctccctcgtctccggTCGTGACGCTTGCGCTGAATCGCGGGCCCCTcacggcgtctgcggccttcgccgcgggtGCCTTCCTTCCTCTACATTCGTCTCAACTTCTTCTTGGCAGTTCCAGCGGGGCACTATACTTCCTCGCGTCGTGGGCGTCGACATCAGGGGCGGCTGACGGAGAGGAGCGTCGCGTGTTGGACAAGAGAGCGGTCGGGATCTGGCAGGCGGAGGTGCAAGCTGTGGGCTGTCTCGACTCCAGCGTGGCGAGTCTGGGCGTCAGCACCGATGGCGTGACGGTGGCGGCCGGCGACAAGGAGGGCAACGTATATTTGTGGGAGAACTTCTTGCTCTTgacgcatgcggcgacgcaggtcgagaagctgcgcgccagagacgaggaggacggcgagcggaagaagaagcgccaggcggcggccttgTCCAccgctggcgacgacggcgcacTCTTCGCCGTTCAAGAAGTTCGCCCGAaactgcggctgcgggctGCCCACACAGCCCCGGTGTCTGACCTGGcgttcgcgccggcgccgctcagGTGTGTGCTCTACTCTGCTTCGCTGGACAACTCGATCTCCGCGTGGGACACACTCCTCgggggcgacgcgctggTCACGTGGCCCGTGTCGCGCGGCGTCAcgtcgctcgcctgctgccccGTAGACGGCCGCATTGTGTGCAGCGCACACGAAGACGGGCGACTGCGACTGTGGGACGTCCGCTCTGGCGCTGGGAACGAGGAGATGCACGCTTCGCGAAAGGCGTCCAGTGTGCTGACGCTGGACGCGAACTCGCGCTTTGAccttcgcttcgccttcggctcCGCCCACCAGCGGCTTTGCACGCAGGTGCggtggctgccgcggcagctcgcgcggaaaggcgacgacggcgagagcgagaagaccgAGGAGGGCGAACACATCTTGGCCTCCGTTGGGCAGGACGGGCTCCTGAAGCTCTTCGAcgtccgcgcgccttcgatGCCTCTGCTGACCGTGGAAGTAcagggaggagaaggcgaagcgcgaaAACCAGGTAAACCCGTCAGACTGTTGGCGACCGCCTGGGTGGGCCCCACACGCATCGCCACTGGCGGCTCCGACGGCGTCACCCGAATCCACGCGTTCGGATCGAGGTGGGCGGAAACCGACGCGTGA